A region of Helicobacter sp. 12S02232-10 DNA encodes the following proteins:
- the recA gene encoding recombinase RecA gives MAIDEKKQKAIDLALKQIDKAFGKGALVRLGDKQIEKIDSISTGSLGLDMALGIGGIPKGRIIEIYGPESSGKTTLSLQIVAECQKNGGICAFIDAEHALDVYYAKRLGVDTENLLVSQPDNGEQALEILETLTRSGAIDLIVIDSVAALTPKAEIDGDMGDQHVGLQARLMSHALRKITGILHKMNATLIFINQIRMKIGTMGYGSPETTTGGNALKFYASIRIDIRRIATLKQNDQQIGNRAKAKVVKNKVAPPFREAEFDIMFGEGISREGEIIDYGIKLDIIDKSGAWLSYGDKKLGQGRENAKILLKDDKALADEITSKIKEQIGSAEEIMPLPDEPLDEMNE, from the coding sequence ATGGCAATAGATGAAAAAAAACAAAAAGCGATTGATCTCGCACTCAAGCAGATTGATAAAGCCTTTGGTAAGGGGGCACTTGTAAGATTAGGGGATAAGCAAATTGAAAAAATCGACTCTATTTCTACGGGGTCTTTAGGTTTGGATATGGCTTTAGGCATTGGAGGCATACCTAAAGGCAGGATTATCGAAATTTATGGACCCGAATCTAGTGGCAAGACGACACTAAGTCTTCAAATTGTAGCAGAATGCCAGAAGAATGGGGGTATTTGTGCTTTTATCGATGCTGAACATGCTCTTGATGTCTATTACGCAAAAAGATTAGGTGTAGATACTGAAAATCTTCTTGTTTCCCAGCCCGATAATGGCGAACAAGCTCTTGAGATCTTAGAAACCTTAACTCGAAGTGGCGCTATTGATCTCATTGTCATTGACTCTGTTGCTGCTCTCACTCCAAAAGCTGAAATAGACGGCGATATGGGGGATCAACACGTCGGATTACAAGCAAGGTTGATGAGCCACGCTTTACGAAAAATCACGGGGATTCTACACAAAATGAATGCTACGCTGATTTTTATCAATCAAATCCGTATGAAAATAGGAACAATGGGATATGGAAGCCCAGAAACCACAACTGGAGGAAATGCATTAAAATTCTATGCAAGTATAAGAATCGACATCCGTCGTATCGCTACTCTTAAACAAAATGATCAACAAATCGGCAATCGAGCTAAAGCTAAAGTTGTTAAAAATAAAGTTGCGCCACCTTTTAGAGAAGCTGAATTTGATATTATGTTTGGCGAAGGTATTAGCCGTGAGGGTGAAATCATTGATTATGGTATCAAACTTGATATCATTGATAAAAGTGGTGCTTGGCTCAGCTATGGAGATAAGAAATTAGGACAAGGAAGAGAAAATGCCAAAATCTTACTCAAAGATGATAAAGCACTTGCAGATGAAATTACAAGCAAAATAAAAGAACAAATTGGATCTGCGGAAGAAATTATGCCTCTTCCAGATGAACCGCTTGATGAAATGAACGAATAA
- a CDS encoding DUF302 domain-containing protein, which yields MKKIAIIAFLLTSFAFSHQTQEVYKMKDLQVKPASIAKYDPKYLSLQVSDYDFQTTLNRAKDMIKQQKMKLFVILDHSQAATEFDQSLPPTSVIVFGNPAAGTAKMKEYPNLAIELPMKILVYERDKKVFVGFVRPSFNAKALGLPANDAFIKNTEKAYENFVEHIIH from the coding sequence TTAACAAGCTTTGCTTTTTCCCATCAAACACAAGAGGTGTATAAAATGAAAGATTTACAAGTCAAACCGGCTAGTATTGCTAAATATGATCCTAAATATTTGAGTTTACAAGTCAGTGATTATGATTTTCAAACCACTTTAAATCGCGCTAAAGATATGATTAAACAACAAAAGATGAAGCTTTTTGTTATTCTAGATCATTCTCAGGCTGCAACAGAGTTTGATCAGAGTTTGCCCCCTACGAGTGTGATTGTGTTTGGGAATCCTGCAGCAGGAACGGCTAAAATGAAAGAATATCCAAATCTGGCCATTGAGTTACCAATGAAAATTTTGGTTTATGAAAGAGATAAAAAGGTATTTGTAGGTTTTGTGAGACCTAGTTTTAATGCTAAAGCATTAGGATTGCCTGCTAATGATGCTTTCATAAAAAATACAGAAAAAGCTTATGAAAATTTTGTAGAGCATATTATTCATTAG
- a CDS encoding DNA/RNA non-specific endonuclease, with protein MKIKTLSFVLPLLIIFFCGCATSNQHQTQMLPESQVLPVKTMDKVYSHYKLYPAFSKYFTKENCSLVMDKYYYINCYSYDYKGTKAVAYKIESKILNMGTAGKRPAFKSDPQIPQAYRTKTQDYTRSGYDRGHTLSNQSMNATLQAQASTFLMSNITPQNPQINQRVWRKAEDRERFLAKQKGSAEVLNIVFYAKDKSKIQYIKNGIAIPELYVKVIEAGDVKECYEYPNHKVEDERLESYRADCERFVK; from the coding sequence ATGAAAATTAAAACTTTAAGTTTTGTCTTGCCACTATTGATTATATTTTTTTGCGGATGTGCAACCTCTAATCAACATCAAACCCAAATGCTTCCTGAAAGTCAAGTCCTTCCGGTAAAAACTATGGATAAAGTTTATTCTCACTATAAACTCTATCCTGCTTTTTCTAAATATTTTACGAAAGAAAATTGTTCTTTGGTGATGGATAAATACTATTACATAAATTGCTATAGTTATGATTATAAAGGGACTAAAGCAGTGGCCTATAAAATAGAGTCGAAGATACTAAATATGGGAACTGCAGGCAAAAGACCTGCATTTAAGTCAGATCCCCAAATTCCCCAAGCTTATAGAACTAAAACGCAAGATTACACAAGAAGTGGTTATGATAGAGGGCATACCTTATCAAATCAATCAATGAATGCAACTTTGCAAGCTCAAGCATCTACATTTTTGATGAGCAACATTACGCCTCAAAACCCTCAAATTAATCAAAGAGTTTGGAGAAAAGCTGAAGATAGAGAAAGATTTTTGGCAAAACAAAAAGGAAGTGCTGAAGTGCTTAATATTGTGTTTTATGCCAAAGATAAATCTAAGATTCAGTATATTAAAAATGGCATTGCCATTCCAGAACTCTATGTTAAAGTGATTGAAGCTGGAGATGTTAAGGAATGCTATGAATACCCTAATCATAAAGTAGAAGATGAAAGACTCGAATCTTATAGGGCAGATTGTGAAAGATTTGTAAAATGA
- a CDS encoding AMIN domain-containing protein → MKKIFTVLFFLFYALIARDNPFEPLLTPKESSHDATKNAKDYFEAFDFKLPTTARILKSVTITYENIDGSLDTKTLDIDQSIDWHYPLRLSQKNAIVSEETNYYSIPPFEFFTKQNKLYIHTSYKIQRTFILPTPYRLIIDMDRKEPNINQNIDINKRYFTKISVGTHNTFYRIVITLDGQYQYQVKKEDQYYVVSLK, encoded by the coding sequence ATGAAGAAAATTTTTACTGTTTTGTTTTTTTTATTCTATGCTCTCATTGCTAGAGATAATCCTTTTGAGCCTCTCTTGACTCCCAAAGAAAGCTCTCATGACGCAACAAAAAATGCTAAAGACTACTTTGAAGCCTTTGATTTCAAATTACCCACTACAGCTAGGATTCTTAAAAGTGTAACAATCACTTATGAAAATATCGATGGCTCTTTAGATACAAAAACTTTGGATATCGACCAAAGCATTGATTGGCACTACCCCCTAAGACTCAGTCAAAAAAATGCAATTGTCTCTGAAGAAACGAATTATTACAGCATTCCACCTTTTGAATTTTTTACCAAACAAAATAAGCTTTATATCCACACTTCTTATAAAATTCAAAGAACTTTTATTCTCCCCACCCCCTATCGTCTCATCATTGATATGGATAGAAAAGAACCCAACATCAATCAGAATATTGATATAAATAAAAGGTATTTCACTAAAATATCCGTCGGTACCCATAATACTTTTTATCGGATTGTAATCACGCTAGATGGTCAATACCAATATCAGGTAAAAAAAGAAGATCAATACTATGTCGTAAGCTTAAAATAA
- the eno gene encoding phosphopyruvate hydratase, with protein sequence MIYIENIYSQEVMDSRGNPTIKATVVLSDGTAESAIVPSGASTGKREALELRDGDKTRFLGKGVLKACENIDTTISDALIGSTPFDQSHIDSLLKTLDGTSNYSNLGANATLGVSMAVARAAASSLNIPLYRYLGGANALTIPVPMLNIINGGSHADNTVDFQEYMIMPLGFDTFKDALRASAEVYHHLKNILKNSSHITSIGDEGGFAPNLKNNAEPIEIILKAIEKAGYKPGSDISLALDVASSEFSEDNGIYNLIGEGRKLTSHELVSYYEELVSKYPIISIEDGLSEDDWEGWKYLTQKLGDKIQLVGDDLFVTNKSILKHGIEQNIANAILIKPNQIGTISETMQTVRLAQRNNYKCIMSHRSGESEDTFIADFGVALNTGEIKTGSTARSERIAKYNRLLQIESELANTEYIGKELFKTK encoded by the coding sequence ATGATTTATATAGAAAATATTTATTCTCAAGAAGTGATGGACAGCAGAGGAAATCCAACTATAAAAGCAACGGTTGTTCTTAGTGATGGCACTGCAGAATCTGCCATCGTTCCAAGTGGAGCTAGCACAGGCAAGAGAGAGGCTCTTGAACTTCGTGATGGCGATAAAACCCGATTTTTGGGAAAGGGCGTCTTAAAAGCTTGCGAAAACATTGACACAACCATTTCAGATGCGCTTATCGGTAGCACCCCGTTTGACCAAAGCCATATTGATTCCTTACTCAAGACTCTTGATGGCACAAGCAATTATTCCAATCTTGGAGCAAATGCAACACTTGGAGTATCTATGGCAGTAGCTCGCGCAGCGGCAAGCTCTCTTAATATTCCTCTTTATCGTTACCTTGGAGGAGCCAATGCGCTTACTATTCCTGTGCCAATGCTCAATATTATTAACGGAGGATCTCACGCTGATAATACCGTGGATTTTCAAGAGTATATGATTATGCCTCTTGGATTTGACACTTTTAAAGATGCCCTAAGAGCAAGTGCAGAAGTTTATCACCATCTCAAAAATATTTTGAAAAATTCCTCACATATCACAAGTATAGGAGATGAAGGAGGTTTTGCCCCCAATCTTAAAAACAACGCAGAGCCAATTGAGATTATTTTAAAAGCCATTGAAAAAGCCGGATACAAACCCGGTTCAGACATATCCCTCGCACTTGATGTAGCTAGCAGTGAATTTTCTGAAGATAATGGCATTTACAATCTGATCGGAGAAGGAAGAAAATTGACTTCACACGAACTTGTATCTTACTATGAAGAACTTGTGAGTAAATATCCTATCATCTCCATTGAAGATGGATTGAGTGAGGATGATTGGGAGGGATGGAAATATCTCACTCAAAAACTCGGAGATAAAATTCAACTTGTAGGAGATGATTTGTTTGTTACAAATAAATCCATTTTAAAGCACGGCATTGAACAAAATATTGCAAATGCTATCCTCATTAAACCCAATCAAATCGGAACCATAAGTGAAACTATGCAAACTGTACGCTTAGCTCAAAGGAATAATTACAAATGCATTATGAGTCATCGAAGTGGAGAGAGTGAAGATACTTTTATCGCTGATTTTGGAGTAGCCCTCAATACCGGTGAAATCAAAACGGGATCAACTGCTAGAAGTGAAAGAATCGCCAAATACAACCGTTTGCTTCAGATTGAAAGCGAACTCGCAAACACTGAATATATAGGCAAAGAACTTTTTAAAACCAAATGA
- a CDS encoding shikimate kinase: MKNIVLIGFMGSGKTTVGTHLARYTKSYLIDTDMLIAAQNSQSIKNIFENYGEEYFRKLEADFIQWVEKNIQNAIIATGGGMPIFNPVRGMGKVFYLKIDFEKIQKRLTQTELDSRPLLKNISEAYEIYKNRQTLYAKSADIIINADQPIDKVVSEILKYIP; this comes from the coding sequence ATGAAAAACATTGTTTTAATAGGTTTTATGGGAAGTGGAAAAACAACAGTCGGCACACATTTAGCAAGATATACTAAAAGTTATCTCATTGATACAGATATGCTGATTGCTGCTCAAAATTCTCAAAGCATTAAAAATATTTTTGAAAACTATGGAGAAGAGTATTTCCGAAAACTTGAAGCGGATTTTATACAATGGGTAGAAAAAAATATTCAGAATGCAATTATAGCTACCGGAGGGGGAATGCCTATTTTCAATCCCGTAAGAGGTATGGGAAAAGTATTTTATCTTAAAATAGATTTTGAAAAAATTCAAAAACGACTCACTCAAACCGAATTGGATTCTAGACCTCTTTTAAAAAACATCTCAGAAGCTTACGAAATTTATAAAAATCGTCAAACTTTATACGCCAAATCTGCAGATATAATTATCAATGCAGATCAGCCTATAGATAAAGTCGTCTCAGAAATCTTAAAATACATTCCCTAA